From a region of the Candidatus Chromulinivoraceae bacterium genome:
- a CDS encoding DNA translocase FtsK 4TM domain-containing protein, with product MAKRKKSSHSRGKAKVQTPQHSLPSGFWAQVGAVMLLAVSILFVLAWFGTGGPVLEWLHRATLNSIGYAMYVIPLLFVYIAVEVFRAENNRLPFVMKLATTLLIVWFAGLFGLMKNSAGQTTGGFVGIAVNSGMLAMVNTGVAVFIYVLLILITTLFVVRVSPFAVIKKLWEVSRRELSEQEANVQVMRKASETSPKHQAIGELKLNAGVPTLDQEEAALMGKKGAHLSSLRGSIKQDKAAEDQAALVAVSDPNWQAPSVDLLEKKQSPADAGDVQQNAQTIRDTLAEFNIEVEMEGANIGPKVTQYTLKPPSGVKLTRITALETNIALNLAAQTLRIEAPIPGQRAVGIEVPNRKAADVRLYGVLTAKQWKSNHEPLAFAIGKDISGEAVVGELNKMPHLLIAGQTGSGKSVMINTLLTSLLYRNSPSEMKVILVDPKQVEMAPYEDIPHLLTPVITEPEKTISALKWAVNEMERRYKLLAEEKFRDIKSYNQKIQSGSKKISVEDTDGNEQRVDDGAMPYIVIVIDELADLMMVAARDVEALIVRLAQKARAVGIHLVLATQRPSVDVITGLIKANIPARIAFTVASQIDSRTILDQIGAEKLLGQGDMLLLTPSMSKPKRIQGAWVMDEEVMKITDHLRMQSAPQYNDEIISQPVQLNGKGGVVMDFDGHGDDDMYKDAVRVVVESGKASTSLLQRRLRVGYARAARIIEEMEEQGIIGPADGARPREVLINSLDDLAGADS from the coding sequence ATGGCCAAACGAAAAAAATCATCGCACAGTAGGGGAAAAGCAAAAGTCCAAACACCACAGCATAGTCTGCCGTCGGGTTTTTGGGCACAAGTAGGCGCAGTCATGTTACTTGCTGTGTCCATCCTGTTCGTGCTGGCATGGTTTGGCACGGGCGGCCCAGTACTAGAGTGGCTGCACCGGGCGACACTCAATAGTATCGGCTATGCTATGTACGTTATCCCTCTTCTCTTTGTCTATATTGCCGTCGAAGTATTTAGGGCAGAAAATAATCGCTTGCCATTCGTCATGAAGCTCGCGACCACACTGCTTATTGTGTGGTTTGCGGGCTTGTTTGGTCTTATGAAAAACAGTGCTGGCCAAACGACAGGCGGTTTTGTTGGTATTGCAGTCAACAGTGGCATGTTAGCTATGGTAAATACTGGCGTTGCTGTATTTATCTATGTACTTCTTATACTCATCACTACATTATTTGTTGTACGCGTATCCCCGTTCGCTGTTATTAAGAAACTTTGGGAGGTTTCTCGTCGCGAACTCAGTGAGCAAGAGGCCAATGTGCAGGTTATGCGTAAGGCATCGGAGACTTCACCCAAACATCAGGCAATTGGCGAACTTAAGTTAAATGCTGGTGTGCCGACGCTGGACCAAGAAGAGGCCGCGCTTATGGGTAAGAAGGGTGCACACCTCTCAAGCCTTCGTGGCAGTATTAAGCAAGATAAAGCCGCTGAAGATCAAGCTGCGCTGGTTGCTGTCAGTGACCCCAATTGGCAAGCGCCAAGTGTTGATTTGCTTGAGAAAAAACAATCACCAGCTGATGCTGGTGATGTACAGCAGAACGCCCAGACTATCCGCGACACGCTAGCCGAATTTAACATTGAAGTCGAGATGGAGGGCGCAAATATTGGTCCTAAGGTAACGCAGTACACCTTAAAACCACCAAGTGGTGTCAAGTTGACTCGCATTACCGCTCTTGAGACTAATATTGCACTCAATCTCGCAGCCCAGACACTGCGTATCGAAGCACCTATTCCAGGACAGCGCGCTGTTGGTATTGAAGTACCAAACCGTAAAGCTGCCGATGTTCGTCTTTATGGCGTACTAACGGCTAAGCAGTGGAAGTCAAATCATGAGCCGTTGGCATTTGCTATCGGCAAGGATATTTCGGGCGAGGCTGTTGTGGGTGAACTAAATAAAATGCCTCACTTGCTTATCGCTGGTCAGACGGGTAGTGGTAAGTCAGTCATGATTAACACCTTGTTAACGAGCCTCCTTTATCGCAACAGTCCGAGCGAGATGAAGGTAATTTTGGTTGACCCTAAGCAAGTTGAAATGGCGCCATATGAAGATATTCCACATCTTTTAACCCCAGTTATCACAGAGCCTGAAAAAACCATCAGCGCGCTTAAATGGGCAGTTAATGAGATGGAACGTCGTTACAAATTATTAGCCGAAGAAAAATTTCGTGACATTAAGAGCTATAATCAAAAAATTCAGTCCGGTAGTAAAAAGATATCTGTCGAAGACACGGATGGTAATGAACAGCGAGTTGATGATGGTGCGATGCCATACATTGTGATTGTTATCGACGAACTTGCTGACCTTATGATGGTTGCAGCGCGCGACGTTGAAGCGTTGATTGTACGTTTGGCACAAAAAGCACGTGCCGTAGGTATTCACCTCGTACTCGCGACACAGCGCCCAAGCGTGGACGTTATTACTGGTCTTATTAAAGCCAACATTCCAGCTCGTATTGCGTTTACTGTAGCTAGTCAGATCGACAGTCGTACTATCCTCGACCAGATTGGCGCCGAAAAACTCCTAGGTCAGGGCGACATGCTGCTTCTTACGCCAAGTATGAGTAAACCAAAACGTATTCAAGGTGCCTGGGTGATGGACGAAGAAGTCATGAAAATCACTGATCATCTTCGTATGCAATCCGCACCACAATACAACGATGAAATTATTAGCCAACCCGTTCAGCTTAATGGCAAGGGTGGCGTAGTTATGGACTTTGATGGCCATGGTGATGACGATATGTACAAGGACGCTGTCCGAGTCGTAGTAGAGAGCGGCAAGGCTAGTACGAGTCTCCTGCAGCGTCGTCTGCGCGTAGGCTATGCACGTGCCGCACGGATTATTGAAGAAATGGAAGAACAGGGAATTATCGGCCCGGCTGACGGCGCCCGCCCGCGCGAAGTGCTGATTAACAGTCTCGATGATCTTGCTGGCGCTGATAGCTAG
- a CDS encoding ribonuclease J encodes MGQRRLANAPSDDASKRPQQGQQQRQKSNNTVLNNTTTRKGEVFRAQRRTSENVNLRASQHMVNVPVNKSVYNGYNGRQFSLADQPKRSKAPRPTLKVIPIGGVGEMGIGKNMTAIEYDNDIIIIDMGFLFPGADYPGINYITPDITYLEENKHRIRGHVFTHGHLDHIGSFRHLIDKIPAPVYATKFTVGMLQRTMEEATSGFAPDYHVLDPEAHERVQLCDSFSVEMVRVNHSIPDAAAVVIRTPLGVIISSGDWRMEEQPVDGRKFDLDRMTEIATKEGILMFMNESTNCESEGSHTHGELDIQHSMGQVMEKYPNGRLIISCFSSQLHRIQLILDEAKKHDRKVAFAGYSMIQNLEVALRTGTIKIPKDVVVKMEDLVKLPDGKVTIVCTGSQGEFNAVLNRMASGSHKFIKIKNTDVIVFSSNPIPGNEKYVVRTVDGLMREGSEVIQNGKTHLTGIGPLHLSGHGYYDDHVKLIRALNPTYYLPNHGEFHMLVHNAEIAEKEAGIPRENIFVCDAGDIVEITPEGAKKAGRVPVGGIMYDDNGAIVSEVVLKDRIHMSNEGMFVVVLTVQRGTGRLLTSPDIISRGFIYLRDSEELMGTIRQYLKQKVARSFGGKKIDLDVIKKELKDEITHILYDQTRRTPIVIPVVNEIGGGGNSPQGRNRVNDRGDHNDRNDRPKNDNVMPPLPPQKFPPRQVPDTEVVEPRTREDTRAY; translated from the coding sequence ATGGGTCAACGAAGACTCGCGAACGCCCCAAGTGACGACGCATCCAAACGCCCTCAGCAAGGGCAACAACAACGACAAAAATCTAATAATACGGTGTTAAATAACACGACAACTCGCAAAGGCGAGGTGTTTCGTGCGCAGCGCCGTACCTCTGAAAACGTTAACCTTCGTGCCTCACAGCACATGGTAAACGTTCCGGTGAACAAATCCGTTTATAACGGATACAATGGTCGCCAGTTTAGTTTGGCTGACCAGCCAAAACGCTCAAAAGCACCACGTCCAACCCTTAAGGTTATTCCTATCGGTGGCGTTGGTGAAATGGGTATTGGTAAAAACATGACGGCTATCGAATACGATAACGACATTATTATCATTGACATGGGCTTTTTGTTCCCAGGTGCCGACTATCCCGGCATTAACTACATTACGCCTGATATAACTTATCTTGAAGAAAACAAGCACCGTATCCGAGGACACGTTTTTACACACGGACACCTTGACCACATCGGCTCGTTCCGCCATCTTATCGATAAGATTCCTGCACCTGTGTATGCTACTAAATTTACGGTTGGTATGTTACAGCGCACAATGGAAGAAGCTACGAGTGGCTTTGCGCCAGATTACCATGTACTTGATCCTGAAGCTCACGAACGCGTACAGCTTTGTGACAGCTTTTCAGTTGAGATGGTTCGCGTTAATCACTCTATTCCAGATGCAGCAGCTGTTGTTATCCGGACACCTCTCGGTGTTATCATCAGCTCGGGTGACTGGCGTATGGAAGAGCAGCCTGTTGATGGACGCAAATTCGACCTCGACCGCATGACCGAAATTGCCACCAAAGAAGGCATTCTTATGTTCATGAACGAAAGCACAAACTGTGAAAGTGAAGGCTCTCATACTCATGGAGAGCTTGACATTCAGCACAGTATGGGCCAGGTAATGGAAAAATACCCGAATGGCCGTCTTATCATTAGCTGTTTTAGTAGTCAGCTACACCGTATCCAACTTATTTTGGATGAAGCAAAAAAACACGATCGAAAAGTCGCATTTGCTGGTTACAGTATGATCCAAAACCTTGAGGTAGCTCTTCGTACCGGAACAATCAAGATTCCTAAGGACGTCGTGGTTAAGATGGAAGACCTCGTTAAGTTGCCTGATGGTAAAGTGACGATTGTCTGTACGGGTAGTCAGGGCGAATTTAATGCTGTGCTTAACCGCATGGCGAGTGGTAGCCACAAATTCATCAAGATTAAAAACACCGATGTTATTGTATTTAGCTCTAACCCGATTCCGGGCAACGAGAAATATGTTGTTCGTACGGTCGACGGTCTGATGCGAGAGGGAAGTGAAGTCATTCAAAACGGCAAAACACATCTTACCGGCATTGGTCCACTGCACCTTTCTGGTCACGGTTACTACGACGACCATGTTAAGCTCATTCGCGCGCTTAATCCAACCTACTATCTGCCAAATCATGGTGAATTCCACATGTTGGTTCATAACGCCGAGATTGCTGAAAAAGAAGCCGGTATCCCACGAGAGAATATCTTTGTTTGTGACGCTGGTGATATCGTTGAAATTACACCTGAAGGTGCTAAAAAAGCTGGCCGTGTCCCGGTTGGTGGTATTATGTACGACGATAACGGCGCTATTGTATCAGAGGTGGTTCTTAAAGATCGTATCCACATGAGCAACGAAGGTATGTTTGTGGTGGTATTAACGGTACAGCGCGGTACTGGTCGTCTGCTGACTAGTCCAGATATCATTTCGCGTGGGTTTATTTACCTCCGTGATAGCGAAGAATTGATGGGAACTATCCGTCAGTACCTTAAGCAAAAGGTTGCCCGTAGCTTTGGCGGTAAAAAGATCGATCTTGATGTTATTAAAAAAGAACTCAAGGACGAGATTACCCACATCTTGTATGACCAGACGCGCCGTACGCCAATCGTTATTCCTGTTGTAAACGAGATCGGTGGTGGTGGTAATTCACCGCAAGGACGTAACAGAGTAAACGATCGCGGTGATCATAATGATCGCAATGATCGTCCAAAAAACGATAATGTCATGCCGCCTTTGCCGCCGCAAAAGTTTCCACCACGTCAGGTACCTGATACCGAAGTGGTTGAGCCTCGCACTCGCGAAGACACACGCGCATACTAA